TTTCAACTTGATGAAATTGACCTCCCAAAGTAGCTTTAGTCCGTATCGGAGCCAGCACTTTTGTTAGACTTTCTCTGACGTGGACTCGTCTTAGTTGATTTAGGGGTGCGTAGCGTAGACTTTGGTATCCACTCGTAGTCGACATCGTCATTGGATGTGCCTGTTTCAACGGGTCTTGCTGCTGGAGATTTCTTTTTCGACGCCTTGGCTgcaatagaaataaataagcaTAAGTATAGAGGAAAGAGGGAATATTTTGACGCAGGACATACATTGGAGAAAACTAAAGACCAAGAATAAAAGGAGAATGCAGCCAGCGATAagaaaaagatacataaaaaaaacttcagagTCGAATCCTTCATCAAATTCAACAATTTGAACAGTTTcgttgaagactggatccaaATAAGAGTTTCCTTGGAGATCACGATAGGCCAAATTGATGGTGAGTCCGATGGGTCTGCCGGCAAATGCATCTGCAGGAATAAAGGAGTAGGCGACAGTGGCTTCTGTTTTGGGCTTCACTGTCTTCTGGTAGGAGATGGCAGAGAAGTTTTGAATGTGGTACTTGAACTCCATGGGGTAACGGAAAGAAGCATCCAAGCTCTCCACCATCAAATCGGAGTCGCCCTTGTTCGTGAATCCAACCAAAAACTCTACAAGGCGTCCTGCTGGAAGCTCTGCAACAGATGTCCTAATGGTCGGGTTCGTAAATAAGATCGTCGTTTCAGCATCCGGGGAAACATTCTTGAGAGGATTCTCGGCTCCTTCCTCCTCACTCTCTTCTCCGGCTCCTCCTTCTTCCTCCACGACTCCCTCATCCGTCTCATCTTCTTCGCATCTCACCACCAATGGACTTAACAAAAGCCCAAGGCAAAGACTCAACATCAAAAGACTCCTTAACTTCATCATTATTCAATCCTTCTCCTTCGACGTCACTTGAAACACTTAGATTTCCTGGAAGAACTCA
The sequence above is drawn from the Lepeophtheirus salmonis chromosome 5, UVic_Lsal_1.4, whole genome shotgun sequence genome and encodes:
- the l(1)G0320 gene encoding translocon-associated protein subunit alpha, whose product is MMKLRSLLMLSLCLGLLLSPLVVRCEEDETDEGVVEEEGGAGEESEEEGAENPLKNVSPDAETTILFTNPTIRTSVAELPAGRLVEFLVGFTNKGDSDLMVESLDASFRYPMEFKYHIQNFSAISYQKTVKPKTEATVAYSFIPADAFAGRPIGLTINLAYRDLQGNSYLDPVFNETVQIVEFDEGFDSEVFFMYLFLIAGCILLLFLVFSFLQSKASKKKSPAARPVETGTSNDDVDYEWIPKSTLRTPKSTKTSPRQRKSNKSAGSDTD